The region CTTAACATCATCTTGAACGGAGTGGGCGAGGGTGAAGCGTATTACTACAGTTACAGCTACGGCTACTACGGGGATGATAAAAAGAAACTAAATGATTAAGTAGGAAAGGTTGGTACTAGTAGCGTAATGCGGCTAGTACCTCACTCCAAGTATTCCCAGTTTGAATAACCCTTCCTTAGAGTAAAGTAATTTACCAATTGAAAATTATATCTAGTGAAGAGTAGCGCCAACTACTAATTGCTAAGTCTTCGGTTGCTTGCTCCCACCCTTATGAATGTATGGCAATAACTAATGAAGTTACGTAGTACTGCCCCAGCTTTCATGAAACAAGTATGATAGCCTATTGTATCAATTAGTGAAGAAGTAATTTTCTTAATCCGTTTTTTGTATTCCCAAAGCATTGCTTGACGGGGACTGGGATTCGTATATCCTTAAGCGTTATGCTAAGAATTAATTCTTAAGAGCTTCTATCGAACTAAAGATCCGCCAAACGTTATGAAATACTCAGAAAACACCCTTCGCTTAGATACGGCTTATGGGGAAGCGAAAAAGAACCGAACGGACCACGAAGGTCGTCCCACTTCATCTATTCTAGTGACTAAACGCTCGGACACACCTTTAGGGAAGCGATTTTTTGATGTAGTGGTGTCCAGTTTTGTAGCGTTGACGGTATTGAGCTGGATGATTCCTATCATCGGAGCACTCGTTAAACTGTCTTCACCGGGTCCTGTCTTTTTTGTGCAGTGGCGTACGGGCCGCAACGGTCGCCGCTTCCGCTGTCTGAAGTTTCGCACCATGCGTCATAACCAGGTAGCGCCCTTCAAGCAAGCATCCGCTGATGATCCCCGCATCACCAAGATTGGTAAATTCCTTCGCAAAACGAATCTAGATGAGATGCCGCAATTTTTAAACGTATTACGAGGCGATATGAGCATTGTAGGACCTCGGCCGCATGCCCTGGAACACGATGCCCAGTATTGGGATGTGGTGCCAGGTTTTGCAACGCGTTATCTAGTCAAACCCGGGATTACGGGCCTTGCTCAGACCCGGGGTCTCAGAGGAGAAGCGGGCCTGAAGGATATGGAGCATCGCTTGAAGCTGGATCAGTGGTATATCAAAAGACGTTCTGCGGTGCTGGATGCCAAGATCTGCTGGTGGACGGTAGAAAAGATGATCAAAGGTGATGAAAAAGCTTATTAAATTCGATTGATATAATTAAAATGCCTGGTATTGTTATCGATTAGTCAACTCATCGACTGACTAAAGATAATTTATGAAACATCATATCTTCACAATATAAATTTTTCTTTAAAGTATAAATTTTCATAATATTGAAGTTGAAAAGGTACAGATAAAAGAACTACTAATAGTTAAGAATATAATTAGCTAAACGCCATCTTAATATGTTAAGAAAAGTAACATTTTTAGTTATATAAAGTGAGTCCCTCGCTTGACAGCAAAGCATCGCTGTCAAACTCTTTCATCTTCTGCTCTTTGTCCTTGGGACAAATTAAGAGTGCGTTGTTAAACTCAGCGACAATGTAATCCGATAAACCTTCGACCGCCACCAAACGCTCTTTGGGCGTCTTGATGATCGAACCCGTCGCGTTGTAGGTCACGATATGTCCATCAATCTCGTTGTCATTCTCATCCTTTTCACTTACCTCATATAGACATTTTCACGTGCCCAAATACGACTAGCCTATGTCACTCAGCAATACGTATACGTTCTGAGCCTTTTCCATCATCCAATTGTAAGCGAAACACTACAGTACGATATTGCGGATAAACTTGTAATAAGTTTTCGGCTTCTTGTGCGTTATAATATCTAGCTTTTCAAACACTTTATAGAAAATTATTCTTGATTAATATTAAGGATTCACAAATAGAGTTAAAATCATAGAAATATAATTAGAATAGATAATCTAAGCTATCAAACTTCCAGTAAATCGATAATCTATTAATGATACCTATATAAATAGGTTCATAATAATTTTAAAGGTTAATTTTTATTCTAACTAATTAATAGTATATAAATTTATTTATATTATGGTAGAAAAGAAAATTTAAAACCAGCCAGTTTTCTTAATGCCTAGAATTAAGCCTATTGAATTAGGAAGCCAATCTCCTGCATCTAGGGCGAAACTGGCTTTATATTCTAAGCCACTTAATGTTTTGCTGGGGACGATTATTTCTACTAATCCTGAGAATTGTTTAAATACGCTAATAGGGTCTGGACGAGTTGGGCGGCCATAGTTCCAGCTTTGGGAAAGCAATGTCCGAAGACTAATACCGGAAGCAAATTGCCCTAGTAAGCCTATATGTAAGAGTTGAACTTTATTGTTACTAATCATCTGTCTTACTCGGCCGGCTGGCAAATTATGCCACTTTGGATTAGAGTCCATCCAACGCGTAAAAAAAGGAGTACCGATTACGCGCTTTTCATTGGTCCAACCATCAATATATTGATAATTATTAAAATAGTCATCTGCACCTTTTGGCAAAGTTTTAGCGTCATAAGGACCGCTTTGATCTAAAGTAGTCATAAATTCTGCCGTAATTTGTTTAAAACGGAAGCTTTTTATGTCATTAATATTATGATTTTGCCAGCGGACTCCGTATACGCCATCGGGCAAATTGCCGAAGACAACTCCTGACATATCATCCCAAGGCCTTTGGATGTAGAAAAATAGGTTGGAATTTTTCAAACTGATTTCTAGGGCAATATCAATAGATCCTAAATGATTTCCTGAGCGATTAAGTGAATCAAACTTAGTGAATCCTCCTAGATCATTTCCTCCTAATGCACTTGGCCACCAAGCTTTTTTAAAAGCTTTCCAATCAGAAGGTAAATGACCATTATTAGAGAAAGAATTATCTAAATATTTTGAATATCCTCCCCACTGAACATATTGAGCCATGCCACCATAAAAGCGTACTTTCCAAGAAGGTTTGCCAATTCTAACAAATAAACTTTTCGCATGTAAATAGGCGTTTTTCATAGAGTCTGTATTAGAAATCCATCCGTGACTGATAAACCCATTAAATGCAATAATGTCATTTGTAAAGTGTAACGGGGCAAAGTCTTTTGTACCAATACGTATCTGTGTAATAGGGACAGCATTACCTGAATATGCATAAGAGCCTGAGCCCAACAGAGTATCGGTGAGACCGTTAATCTCCCGGCGGCGTCCTACATAAAGTTCAGCATGGCCTAAACCCACGGCGGCATAAGCTTCGGGAAGAATAAATCGGGAATTTCGAGTGGCATTGCCCACCGCTTCAAAGCTGGCTTTGGCATAAAGCTTTTTCATGTTTTGTGCATTACCCCATAAACCTGTAGCCCCTACACTAAGTATGCCCCCTGGCGACTCTAATGGAATTGTGCCAAACTCATTAGAGC is a window of Siphonobacter curvatus DNA encoding:
- a CDS encoding sugar transferase, with amino-acid sequence MKYSENTLRLDTAYGEAKKNRTDHEGRPTSSILVTKRSDTPLGKRFFDVVVSSFVALTVLSWMIPIIGALVKLSSPGPVFFVQWRTGRNGRRFRCLKFRTMRHNQVAPFKQASADDPRITKIGKFLRKTNLDEMPQFLNVLRGDMSIVGPRPHALEHDAQYWDVVPGFATRYLVKPGITGLAQTRGLRGEAGLKDMEHRLKLDQWYIKRRSAVLDAKICWWTVEKMIKGDEKAY
- a CDS encoding capsule assembly Wzi family protein: MKLLSSFSKGIFAFISIINYTSGFSQTFNRPVYDTVTTQGIRYQAQVGGLASTSNQTPFWLRSNEFGTIPLESPGGILSVGATGLWGNAQNMKKLYAKASFEAVGNATRNSRFILPEAYAAVGLGHAELYVGRRREINGLTDTLLGSGSYAYSGNAVPITQIRIGTKDFAPLHFTNDIIAFNGFISHGWISNTDSMKNAYLHAKSLFVRIGKPSWKVRFYGGMAQYVQWGGYSKYLDNSFSNNGHLPSDWKAFKKAWWPSALGGNDLGGFTKFDSLNRSGNHLGSIDIALEISLKNSNLFFYIQRPWDDMSGVVFGNLPDGVYGVRWQNHNINDIKSFRFKQITAEFMTTLDQSGPYDAKTLPKGADDYFNNYQYIDGWTNEKRVIGTPFFTRWMDSNPKWHNLPAGRVRQMISNNKVQLLHIGLLGQFASGISLRTLLSQSWNYGRPTRPDPISVFKQFSGLVEIIVPSKTLSGLEYKASFALDAGDWLPNSIGLILGIKKTGWF